From Plasmodium brasilianum strain Bolivian I chromosome 7, whole genome shotgun sequence, the proteins below share one genomic window:
- a CDS encoding RNA-binding protein, protein MSTIRWVDLLSSESITNNDEINEKLKKKKFLYNKENDLNSSFLNSYNADLDNSNIGINLKIKNMCIADKKDKMVDASSDGAKVMMNKDSTRESYNNEKEIVHCGLKKEEHVSKDERGLLHKSECVKGENCYTGINMQGEAEGVHGQNGVSNVNGVSNVNMVYNVKNVYDDNNTEAKVDIGEDGVRKAGIVTQNGQTSEVDHISDTGQIRAANLASKGSEHKGGKIREEKEKEEKEERKTEKKKIVLSRYNKNSGNLLKIESNSNVNDSRNKIGKKKKKKKSPSNTTNTTNMVNKANVTNATSATNANNATNAINMPSSSLLANFPNSPNSAAFPKSHKKNKKIVNVQMDKKELKNSFFSKYIVNKKEENKIKNKIIKESKDQQIINLPSNSKTEKENKKLSTVNGKMCNLLSKTSCEKTCTTANGKKRKDRNVNTENSISKFNCTLSHDITLDDNNIPMNPSKKVKNKLKQQMSQNIPKEEGTYTNGMNRINFYDDNVYNKENKKNLTELHINNYAQVVKEQEDINSTLLNMQGANNFLYSHKKNMNNNINLEKFNNFSNNFINYLGDIRNHASEPLHCVNSNRVNSRLKEIAVGKSTKEYKNYVKRVKYEERMADDPCTPNAYENITNAKFQAKYNLWRKKLHKFDTIN, encoded by the exons atgtctaCTATCAGATGGGTAGATCTTCTGTCAAGCGAGTcaa TCACCAACAACGAcgaaattaatgaaaaattgaaaaaaaagaaatttctCTACAACAAAGAAAATGACTTGAATAGcagttttttaaattcatacaATGCAGATCTAGACAATAGTAATATaggaataaatttaaaaataaaaaacatgtGCATTGCAGATAAAAAGGACAAAATGGTAGACGCTTCTTCTGACGGTGCAAAGGTTATGATGAATAAGGATAGTACTAGGGAGTCTTATAATAACGAAAAGGAAATTGTACACTGTGgattgaaaaaagaagaacatGTTAGCAAGGATGAACGAGgattattacataaaagtGAGTGTGTGAAGGGGGAAAATTGCTACACTGGTATTAACATGCAAGGTGAAGCGGAAGGTGTGCATGGTCAGAATGGAGTAAGTAATGTGAATGGAGTGAGTAATGTTAATATGGTATATAATGtgaaaaatgtatatgatgataataatactGAGGCAAAAGTAGACATAGGGGAGGATGGGGTGAGAAAAGCAGGGATAGTTACGCAAAATGGTCAAACTAGTGAGGTTGATCATATTAGCGATACAGGTCAGATACGTGCGGCTAATCTAGCTAGCAAAGGAAGTGAACATAAAGGGGGGAAAATAAGGGAAGAGAAGGAGAAGGAGGAAAAGGAGGAGAGGaaaacggaaaaaaaaaaaattgtccTTTCAAGGTACAATAAAAATTCTGGTAATTTACTCAAAATTGAAAGTAATAGTAATGTAAATGATAgtagaaataaaatagggaaaaaaaaaaaaaaaaaaaaaagtccgTCAAATACGACCAATACTACCAATATGGTCAATAAGGCCAATGTGACCAATGCGACCAGTGCGACCAATGCGAACAATGCGACCAATGCGATCAATATGCCCAGTTCGTCCCTTTTAGCCAATTTCCCCAACTCACCCAATTCAGCCGCTTTTCCTAAATCCCAtaagaagaataaaaaaattgtgaatGTGCAGATGgataaaaaggaattaaaaaattcttttttttccaaatatattgtaaacaaaaaagaagaaaacaaaattaaaaataaaattataaaggaGAGCAAAGATCAGCAAATAATAAACTTACCTTCTAATTCAAAAactgaaaaggaaaataaaaaattatcaacAGTTAATGGAAAAATGTGTAATTTGTTAAGTAAGACCTCTTGTGAAAAGACATGTACAACAGCTAATGGTAAGAAGAGAAAAGACAGAAATGTAAATACCGAAAACAGTATTTCGAAGTTTAACTGCACATTATCTCATGATATAACCCTGGACGATAATAACATCCCAATGAACCCGTCCaagaaagtaaaaaacaAGTTGAAGCAACAAATGAGTCAAAATATACCTAAAGAGGAAGGTACATACACGAATGGAATGAACAGAATAAACTTTTATGAtgataatgtatataataaagaaaacaaaaaaaatttaacagaGTTACACATAAACAATTATGCTCAAGTTGTAAAAGAACAAGAGGACATAAACTCtactttattaaatatgcAAGGTGCCAACAATTTCTTATATtctcacaaaaaaaatatgaacaacaatattaatttagagaagtttaataatttcagtaataattttattaactatTTAGGTGATATAAGAAACCATGCCAGTGAACCTTTGCACTGTGTAAATAGTAACAGAGTCAATAGTCGCTTAAAAGAAATAGCTGTAGGTAAATCGACAAAGGAATATAAGAACTATGTGAAGCGTGTGAAATATGAAGAAAGAATGGCTGATGATCCATGTACTCCTAACGCATATGAAAACATAACGAATGCGAAATTTCAAGCAAAGTATAACCTATGGAGGAAGAAGTTGCATAAGTTTGACACCATCAACTGA
- a CDS encoding serine/threonine protein phosphatase 4, with product MNSTYLEKQIYILKKCQLLEEKEVKRLCNAAKVLLIKEENIRNVNIPVIICGDIHGQFHDLTELFNIGNELPYINYIFLGDYVDRGKYSIETFLLLLALKLRYPDQITLIRGNHESRQITEVYGFYDECIKKYGSVNVWKYCTDVFDYLSVGALIENNYFCIHGGLSPSFNKIDELREIKRFQEIPRYGSLCDIMWSDPSDKNGWDKSPRGAGHLFGPDIVQKFCYVNNIEIIARAHQLVMEGYKWWFDKKLITIWSAPNYCYRCGNIASIMEIDENSSFQFKCFGPSTIENAANEFVKKQPPIYFS from the coding sequence ATGAACTCCACTTATcttgaaaaacaaatatacattttaaagaaaTGTCAATTACtggaagaaaaagaagtaaagCGATTATGTAACGCGGCAAAGGTGCTACTAataaaggaagaaaatattagaaatgtaaatataccAGTAATCATATGCGGAGATATACATGGCCAGTTTCATGATTTAACTGAACTCTTTAACATAGGTAATGAATTaccatatattaattatatatttttaggtGACTACGTAGATAGAGGTAAATATAGCATagaaacatttttattattattagcaTTAAAGTTAAGGTATCCTGACCAAATAACTTTAATAAGAGGAAATCATGAGAGTAGACAAATTACTGAAGTGTACGGTTTTTATGAtgaatgcataaaaaaatatggttCAGTTAATGTATGGAAATACTGTACCGATGTTTTTGATTATCTTTCAGTCGGTGCtttaattgaaaataattatttttgtatacatGGAGGATTATCACcatcttttaataaaattgatgaattaagagaaataaaaagatttCAAGAAATTCCAAGATATGGTTCTTTATGTGATATTATGTGGTCAGATCCATCTGATAAAAATGGATGGGATAAAAGTCCAAGAGGTGCAGGACATTTATTTGGACCTGACATTGTACAGAAATTCTgttatgttaataatattgaaaTTATTGCTAGAGCACACCAACTTGTTATGGAAGGATACAAATGGTGGTTTGATAAAAAGTTAATCACTATATGGTCAGCTCCAAATTATTGCTATCGATGTGGAAATATAGCTAGCATAATGGAAATTGATGAAAACTCATCCTTTCAGTTTAAATGTTTCGGTCCATCCACTATTGAAAACGCTGCAAACGAATTTGTTAAGAAGCAGCCACCTATATACTTCTCCTGA
- a CDS encoding cytochrome c oxidase subunit 5B yields MIWSNTIKKFLRKNVDHLGRRNFFILCDKLRYNKLYKKEYTGLVNNVQKRTYLHFARTLPEDYELPLDTFPDNINEILKKDKKSLDFIQSYWYWKIRSESNLLNYEKLIKKSYKQLAVDMGMQIANPDNEHMLALLEFYEYLKSSPFVGPFGTIENPVLVPSVHTERVVCCTGGTGENEHVPLFFRCREGFLYRCGECDQIFMHVRVLYSLTDGNDPFPNDPDVDDVFDLNLIEENMSLYNDDQYVRWPTGNVTYRQMFLQGKWGNEKPKSISSLN; encoded by the exons ATGATATGGAGTaacacaataaaaaaatttttacgaaAGAATGTTGACCATTTAGGgagaagaaatttttttattttatgtgaTAAGCTCAGGTACAataagttatataaaaaggaatacaCTGGATTGGTAAATAATGTGCAGAAGAGGACGTACCTACATTTCGCTCGTACCCTACCAGAAGACTATGAACTACCACTGGATACATTTCCcgataatataaatgaaattttaaaaaaagataaaaaatcaCTTGACTTTATTCAAAGTTATTGGTACTGGAAAATAAGAAGTGAGAGCAATTTGCTTAACtacgaaaaattaattaaaaaatcgTACAAACAGCTGGCCGTTGACATGGGCATGCAG ATTGCGAATCCCGACAACGAGCACATGTTAGCGTTACTCGAGTTTTATGAATACCTTAAATCATCGCCATTTGTTGGTCCATTTGGTACCATTGAAAACCCCGTTTTAGTGCCGAGTGTGCACACAGAAAGAGTAGTTTGTTGTACAGGTGGAACTGGAGAAAATGAGCACGTCCCATTATTTTTTCGATGCAGAGAAGGTTTTTTATATCGATGTGGAGAATGCGACCAAATTTTTATGCACGTGCGTGTGTTATATTCATTGACAGATGGAAATGATCCATTTCCTAATGACCCTGATGTAGATGATGTTTTTGATTTAAACTTAATTGAAGAGAATATGAGTTTATATAATGATGATCAGTACGTTCGATGGCCTACAGGAAATGTAACCTATAGGCAAATGTTTCTACAAGGGAAGTGGGGAAATGAAAAGCCAAAAAGCATTTCTTCTTTAAATTAG
- a CDS encoding phosphatidylserine decarboxylase — protein sequence MKRNRNDFRQFSLYKNKYIITGVTILSFLLMFQYKYHEVLTVYEDNVKFTQSCKLFLARLLFGRTRSRIAGKIFKIQIPQTYRLYVYNSLINYMNINKDEIKYPIESYKSLGDFFSRYIREETRPIGDVSEYSVVSPCDSEVVDFGELKSDYLENVKGIKFHVKTFLGANFEKKYKDGNTRFYYAIFYLNPKKYHHFHAPFNFKYKVRRHISGELFPLFQGMFKIINNLFNINERVILSGEWTGGNMYYAAISAYNVGNIKIINDEELLTNNLRTQLSYMGGDIDTKIFDNYKNFEVGDEIGEFKLGSSIIVIFENKSDFMWSIKPNQVVSVGERVGGINEIEQPKNMFIKIRS from the coding sequence ATGAAGAGAAACAGAAATGACTTCCGCCAATTTAGTTTGtacaaaaacaaatatataataacaggCGTGACTATACTATCGTTTCTTCTTATGTTTCAGTACAAGTATCATGAAGTACTGACAGTTTATGAAgataatgtaaaatttacACAAAgttgtaaattatttttggcTCGTTTATTATTTGGGAGAACTAGAAGTCGAATTGCtggaaaaatttttaagataCAAATTCCACAAACATAtcgtttatatgtatacaactctttaattaattatatgaatataaataaagatgaGATAAAATATCCTATTGAGTCATATAAATCACTTGGTGATTTCTTTTCAAGATATATAAGAGAAGAAACAAGACCAATTGGTGATGTTAGTGAATATTCAGTAGTTAGTCCATGTGATAGTGAAGTAGTAGATTTTGGTGAATTAAAATCAGATTATcttgaaaatgtaaaaggaataaaatttCATGTTAAGACCTTTTTAGGAGctaattttgaaaagaaatataaagatGGAAATACAAGATTTTATTatgctatattttatttaaatcccaaaaaatatcatcattttcatgctccttttaattttaaatataaagtaagAAGACATATATCAGGTGAACTGTTCCCCTTATTTCAAGGtatgtttaaaattattaacaacttatttaatattaatgaacGAGTCATATTATCAGGAGAATGGACAGGTggaaatatgtattatgcaGCTATAAGTGCTTATAATGTtggtaatattaaaattataaatgatgaagaattattaacaaataatttaagaaCACAGTTAAGTTATATGGGGGGAGATATTGATACGAAAATTtttgataattataaaaattttgaagttGGTGATGAAATAGGGGAATTTAAGTTAGGATCATCCATAAttgtaatttttgaaaataaaagcgATTTCATGTGGAGCATAAAGCCAAACCAAGTCGTATCAGTGGGCGAAAGGGTCGGTGGGATTAACGAGATAGAGCAGCcaaaaaatatgttcattAAAATTAGGAGTTGA
- a CDS encoding cytochrome c oxidase subunit 6B, translating into MSESNYLSHKFIKNYDELTSQNPHASDPRFLQVNQFNHCAYRYTLFCRCARELGEENPRCKFQYYRAQIACTAEQLEDWDDHRQKGTCVMDVLPDRLTAHLRQ; encoded by the exons atgagtgAATCCAATTATTTAAgccataaatttataaaaaattatgacgAACTGACTTCTCAAAACCCGCATGCTAGT GATCCACGATTTTTACAAGTGAACCAGTTCAATCACTGCGCTTATAGATATACTTTGTTCTGCAGATGTGCAAGGGAATTAGGTGAAGAAAACCCTCGTTGCAA ATTTCAGTATTATCGCGCACAAATTGCCTGTACAGCTGAGCAGCTCGAAGACTGGGATGACCACAGACAGAAAG GTACATGTGTTATGGATGTACTTCCTGATAGATTAACTGCACACTTAAGGCAatag
- a CDS encoding hypothetical protein (conserved Plasmodium protein), producing the protein MKSRIPLDSLQGLTSTLGEMNKDNINENVRRVLAKKERKRLKEEKELYKAAQVISSQNNALRKIIAQKQTSSSCFVSKMKDINKSFPHVRSKNDKNYMKENRIKMQEKINMQKQLLQKQEEMKNKKSFKMKKFEKVVSKVAKNLRASEERSENTKENINEEGSKLGAQRQGIGRNAPGGGTSQQVNVNEEKDEAEAADEEEYEEVEEYVEDEEEYEEVEENVEDEYEGEESQAEGNAKGEQHYEEYEEYEEYEEYEEEGVDEGVDEEVDEEVDEEVDEEVDEDVEEDVEEDADEQMMRIDQMGNEKREDEGVRNEKSIIDKFKERENKQKKDKGKKENLHKNYGKLPNYILKKKKDVADEPGDVPEGYRVLKNDERNYVLKELHSQLKEINKEYKNNKDTGKKIELGKKLKEIKESIELFSNPYVVVDENF; encoded by the exons atgaaaagcCGAATACCACTTGACTCTCTTCAGGG TTTGACATCCACGTTGGGGGAG ATGAATAAAGacaatattaatgaaaacgTAAGGAGAGTGCTAgcgaaaaaagaaaggaaaagatTGAAGGAGGAAAAGGAATTATATAAAGCAGCTCAAGTAATAAGTTCACAAAATAATGCACTCAGAAAAATTATAGCACAAAAACAAACGTCATCAAGTTGTTTTGTTAGTAAAATGaaagatattaataaatcatTTCCTCATGTGAGAAGTAAGAAtgacaaaaattatatgaaggaaaatagaataaagatgcaagaaaaaataaatatgcaaaaacAGTTGTTACAAAAGCAAgaggaaatgaaaaataaaaaatcattcaaaatgaaaaaattcgAAAAAGTTGTTTCTAAAGTAGCAAAGAATTTACGAGCTAGTGAAGAAAGAAGCGAAAATACAAAGGAGAACATAAATGAGGAGGGTAGTAAGCTAGGTGCTCAAAGACAAGGTATAGGTCGGAATGCGCCAGGAGGTGGAACTAGTCAGCAGGTAAACGTGAATGAAGAGAAAGACGAAGCAGAGGCGGCAGACGAAGAAGAGTACGAAGAGGTAGAGGAATACGTGGAAGATGAGGAAGAATATGAGGAGGTTGAGGAAAATGTTGAAGACGAATATGAAGGGGAAGAATCACAAGCTGAAGGGAACGCAAAGGGAGAACAACATTATGAAGAATATGAAGAATATGAAGAATATGAAGAATACGAAGAGGAAGGAGTGGACGAAGGAGTGGACGAAGAAGTGGACGAAGAAGTGGACGAAGAAGTGGACGAAGAAGTGGACGAAGACGTGGAAGAAGACGTGGAAGAAGACGCGGATGAACAGATGATGCGAATAGACCAAATGGGAAACGAGAAAAGAGAAGACGAAGGAGTCCGAAACGAAAAAAGCATTATAGATAAATTCAAAGAAAGAgagaataaacaaaaaaaggacaaggggaaaaaggaaaatttgcATAAAAATTACGGAAAACTtccaaattatattttaaaaaaaaaaaaagatgttgCAGATGAACCTGGAGATGTGCCTGAAGGGTATCGAGTTTTAAAAAACGATGAAAgaaattatgttttaaaagaattacatTCGCAATTAAAAGAGattaataaagaatataaaaacaataaggatacgggaaaaaaaattgaacttggaaaaaaattaaaagaaataaaagaatctATTGAGTTGTTCAGTAACCCTTATGTTGTCGTGGATGAAAACTTTTAA
- a CDS encoding hypothetical protein (conserved Plasmodium protein), whose translation MSDKEAIFYNSVTDPYVVNYIWLYGNNITGNSHGNGSGYNRQIGGVALTNARCSNNINNMMTYMRKENNRMQILNNSEKREDLTS comes from the coding sequence ATGTCAGACAAGGAGGCCATATTTTATAACAGCGTAACGGATCCCTATGTTGTCAATTACATATGGTTATACGGCAACAACATAACTGGAAATTCACATGGAAATGGAAGTGGATATAACAGACAAATAGGAGGAGTCGCTCTGACCAATGCTAGGTGTagcaataatataaataacatgaTGACTTATATgagaaaggaaaataatCGCATGCAGATCCTTAATAACAGCGAGAAGAGGGAGGATTTAACTAGTTAG